A single window of Arcobacter sp. CECT 8983 DNA harbors:
- a CDS encoding OadG family protein, translating into METNLIAEAVKFMVLGMGIVFLFLIVMVYALKLQAKIIGKYFPEKSTPVPTKPTVTTGAKNINETAKIAAVVAAVQHHKNLKG; encoded by the coding sequence ATGGAAACAAACTTAATTGCGGAGGCAGTAAAGTTTATGGTCTTAGGAATGGGGATAGTATTCTTGTTCTTGATCGTAATGGTCTATGCTTTAAAACTGCAAGCAAAAATCATAGGGAAGTATTTTCCAGAGAAAAGTACACCAGTACCTACAAAGCCCACAGTAACTACAGGGGCGAAAAATATAAACGAAACTGCAAAGATAGCGGCTGTAGTAGCAGCTGTTCAACATCATAAAAATCTAAAAGGTTAA
- a CDS encoding GyrI-like domain-containing protein, which yields MKKETLEKRTRIANDILYYIYTHIDTHIDIEELSYDLHISKFHMHRIFKEAFGKNIYESVKSIRLQKAANLLLTNRYSTISDIANSCGYSSQSSFIKAFKNRFDFSPKEWRNNGYKEYSNKILEESEFALKSTADFSNLEPKIVKMPYLESYYIRNKGYNINIKQTWQKLQTWILSSDIKEYKQIALLHDNPTITHLNECQYIACIKTDAYNDKLPKFKIAKGVYAKFDLVGSHGDMLKFIHWVYHEWLIKSGYETTTKPSYAVYKKNNFLSDDDKFEISFYVSVKF from the coding sequence ATGAAAAAAGAAACTTTAGAAAAAAGAACAAGAATTGCAAATGATATTTTATACTACATTTACACTCATATCGACACTCACATAGATATAGAAGAGTTGAGTTATGACTTGCATATTAGTAAATTTCATATGCATAGAATCTTTAAAGAAGCTTTTGGAAAAAACATCTATGAAAGTGTAAAATCAATTAGATTACAAAAAGCAGCAAACCTATTACTTACAAATAGATATTCTACTATTTCTGATATAGCTAACTCTTGTGGATATAGTTCTCAATCATCTTTTATTAAAGCTTTTAAAAATAGATTTGATTTTTCTCCAAAAGAGTGGAGAAATAATGGATACAAAGAGTATTCAAATAAAATTTTAGAAGAATCAGAGTTTGCTTTAAAATCCACAGCTGATTTTTCAAACTTAGAACCTAAAATAGTTAAAATGCCTTATTTAGAAAGTTATTATATAAGAAATAAAGGTTACAACATAAATATAAAACAAACTTGGCAAAAACTTCAAACATGGATTTTAAGTTCAGATATAAAAGAGTATAAACAAATTGCCCTACTACATGATAATCCTACAATTACACACTTAAATGAGTGTCAATACATTGCTTGCATTAAAACAGATGCATATAATGACAAATTGCCAAAATTTAAAATAGCAAAAGGTGTTTATGCAAAATTTGATTTAGTAGGTAGCCATGGGGATATGTTAAAGTTTATTCACTGGGTTTATCACGAATGGTTAATAAAAAGTGGTTATGAAACAACAACAAAACCATCATACGCTGTATATAAAAAGAATAACTTTCTAAGCGATGATGACAAGTTTGAGATAAGTTTTTATGTTTCTGTTAAGTTTTAA
- a CDS encoding DHH family phosphoesterase, which yields MKLFHLSHTDLDGFSCQLITKEFFKEGFFYNANYGLEVKLSLKKILEDIEAFKNEEILFLITDLNLTLQEAKDLNKSIEALTADGYNIKLQLLDHHATGEKSAAKYDWYYLDIKRCAAKITYDYMLESYSAFDEETRKWLSPLIDSVNAIDIWLDHEVKNFEFGKVLLSMISKVREINNVLFANLNRELRLYLLKEASKFLDKENGNILLDDSIHSLKKEFLKQDGYNDTIDNLAAKYLVNSLEGLKDKLTVTYKGHKGLLTYTLGSISIPANAFLKANPDFDFFIDISKKGNASFRADGKVDVSLMAQKLANGGGHVNASGCKFDDFKETINYNDVKKFIQTKLDSLSS from the coding sequence ATGAAGCTTTTTCATTTGTCTCATACAGATTTAGATGGATTTAGCTGTCAATTAATTACAAAAGAGTTCTTCAAAGAGGGTTTTTTTTACAATGCTAATTATGGTTTAGAAGTAAAGCTTTCACTTAAAAAAATTTTAGAAGATATTGAAGCTTTCAAAAATGAAGAGATTCTTTTTTTAATTACAGATTTAAATTTAACACTTCAAGAAGCTAAGGACTTAAACAAAAGTATAGAAGCTTTAACTGCTGATGGATATAACATTAAATTACAATTGTTAGACCACCATGCAACGGGTGAAAAAAGTGCTGCTAAATATGATTGGTATTATTTAGATATCAAAAGATGTGCCGCAAAAATAACTTATGATTATATGCTTGAAAGTTATAGTGCTTTTGATGAAGAAACTAGAAAATGGTTAAGCCCATTAATTGATAGTGTAAATGCAATTGATATTTGGCTAGATCATGAAGTAAAAAACTTTGAGTTTGGAAAAGTTTTACTTAGTATGATTAGTAAAGTAAGAGAAATAAATAATGTTTTATTTGCAAATTTAAATAGAGAACTTAGACTTTATTTATTAAAAGAAGCATCAAAGTTTTTAGATAAAGAGAATGGAAATATTCTTTTAGATGATAGTATTCATTCTTTAAAAAAAGAGTTTTTAAAACAAGATGGATACAATGATACTATAGATAATCTTGCTGCAAAATATTTAGTTAATTCTTTAGAAGGTTTAAAAGATAAATTAACAGTTACTTATAAAGGGCACAAAGGCTTATTAACTTATACTTTAGGCTCTATTTCTATTCCTGCAAATGCATTTTTAAAAGCAAACCCTGATTTTGACTTTTTTATTGATATTAGTAAAAAAGGTAATGCTTCATTTAGAGCTGATGGAAAAGTTGATGTTTCATTAATGGCTCAGAAGTTAGCAAATGGTGGAGGTCATGTTAATGCAAGTGGTTGTAAATTTGATGACTTTAAAGAAACAATTAATTATAACGATGTGAAAAAGTTTATACAAACTAAACTTGATTCACTATCATCTTAA
- a CDS encoding Rrf2 family transcriptional regulator, producing MLLTKKSEYALLSLISIAKSDSPKNVDVLSKELNIPKSFLAKIMQNLAKNDIVLSQRGVNGGFVLKKPYDEITILEITTVAEEKMPSVFECSPSITSCPQDIANACSVWPLLNNLQGKINDFLGSLTLKDIAT from the coding sequence ATGTTACTAACAAAAAAGAGTGAATATGCTTTACTTTCTTTGATTTCTATTGCAAAAAGTGATAGCCCAAAGAATGTTGATGTTTTATCAAAAGAGCTAAATATTCCAAAATCTTTTTTAGCAAAAATAATGCAAAATCTTGCAAAAAATGATATCGTACTTTCTCAAAGGGGAGTTAACGGAGGTTTTGTTTTAAAAAAACCTTATGATGAAATTACTATTTTAGAGATTACAACAGTAGCAGAAGAAAAAATGCCATCTGTATTTGAGTGTTCTCCTTCTATTACATCATGTCCTCAAGATATCGCAAATGCATGTAGCGTTTGGCCATTACTAAATAATCTACAAGGCAAAATCAATGACTTTTTAGGAAGTCTAACATTAAAGGACATTGCTACATGA
- the rpsO gene encoding 30S ribosomal protein S15: MALDQDVKAEIIAKFRREDNDTGSPEVQIALLTEQIRVLTEHLKTNKKDHSSRLGLLKMVGKRKRLLAYLRKTDYARFTSLVADLGIRAK; encoded by the coding sequence ATGGCTTTAGATCAGGACGTAAAAGCAGAAATTATTGCAAAATTCAGAAGAGAAGACAACGATACAGGTTCACCAGAAGTACAAATTGCACTTTTAACAGAGCAAATTAGAGTATTAACTGAGCACTTAAAAACAAACAAAAAAGATCACTCATCAAGATTAGGTCTTTTAAAAATGGTTGGTAAAAGAAAAAGACTTTTAGCATATTTAAGAAAAACTGATTACGCAAGATTCACTTCATTAGTTGCAGACTTAGGAATTAGAGCTAAGTAA